Within Pseudomonas paeninsulae, the genomic segment GCAGGCGCCGGTCAGTGTGTTCAAGCGCGCCTTGGTGATTCTGCGCTGGATTTTTTTTCCGCCGCGCATCGATCTGGTCGGCGGCATCGAGCATGTCGTCGGCTGGAGCATGACCGCACGCAAGGAAGGCCTGCTCGGCCTTGAGGCGATGGCCGATACCGAGACCGATCCTTTTGCGCGCAAGGGCTTGCAGTTACTGGTCGATGGTGCCGAACCCGAAGCCATTCGCAGCATCCTCGAGGTCGATTTGTACACCCAGGAAGGCCGCGATATCCAGGCCGCCAAGGTCTATGAAAGCATGGGCGGTTACGCCCCGACGATCGGCATCATTGGTGCGGTGATGGGGTTGATCCATGTGATGGGCAATCTGGCTGATCCGAGCAAGCTCGGCAACGGCATTGCCGTGGCCTTTGTCGCCACCATCTACGGGGTCGGTTTTGCCAACCTGCTACTGCTGCCCATTGGCAACAAGCTCAAGGCCGTCGCCCAGCGTCAGTCGCGCTACCGCGAGATGTTGCTGGAGGGCATTCTGTCGATCGCCGAAGGCGAAAATCCGCGCTCTATTGAATTGAAGCTGCAAGGCTTCATGGAATAGCCATGGCTCGTCGCAGGCACCAGGAAGAGCACGAAAACCATGAACGTTGGCTGGTCTCCTATGCCGACTTCATTACCCTGTTGTTTGCCTTTTTTGTGGTGATGTACTCGATGTCCTCGGTCAATGAGGGCAAGTACAAGATTCTCTCGGACAGCCTGACCGGGGTGTTCAACCAGCCCGACCGTGCGATCAAGCCTATTCCTGTGGGCGACCTGCGTCCGCGGACCACCGAGCCGGATCGCGCGCTGGTCGATGAGGACGAGCAGGCCAGCCAGCCTGTGGACTCCCTGCAGAGCATTGCCGACAGCATGCGCCAGGCGTTTGCCGGGTTGATCGACTCCAAGCAGTTGAAGGTGAGCGGCAACGAGTTGTGGATCGAGATCGAGCTCAGCTCCAGCCTGTTGTTCCCCAGTGGCGATGCCTTGCCGAACAATGCGGCATTCGATCTGATCGAGAAGATTGCCAAAATTTTGGCGCCTTATGAGAATCCGGTGCATGTCGAAGGGTTTACCGACAACCTGCCGATCAAGACCCCGCAGTATCCAACCAACTGGGAGTTGTCTGCCGCCCGCGCAGCCAGCATCGTGCGCATGCTCGCCATGGATGGGGTCAATCCCAGACGCTTGGCATCAGTGGGCTATGGTGAATTTCAGCCGGTGGCGGATAACGCGACGGCCGATGGTCGGGCGCGTAATCGGCGGGTGGTGTTGGTGGTGTCGCGCAACCTTGATGTGCGCCGCAGCGTGAGCGGTGTCGGCAGCGCCAATGCACGCCCCGATAGCGCCTTACGGCGGGCTGGCACACAACCTGCAGCACCAGCTGCAATGCAGGCCCCGTCAGCGGGTGCCGTCAATCCCCCGTCGTTTGCCCAATAGGGCAGCGCCTGTTCTCGGTAGGGTCTGGATCATGCCGAGAGGACAAACAAGATGAGAGTCTGGGCTGTAGCCAATCAAAAGGGTGGTGTTGGCAAAACCACTACCGCCATCGCCTTGGCCGGCCTGCTGGCCGATGCCGGTAAGCGCGTGGTCGTGGTCGATCTCGATCCCCATGGGTCGATGACCAGCTATTTCGGCCACGACCCGGATGCGTTGGAACACAGCGGTTTCGACCTGTTCCTGCATCAGGGCGTGGTGCCCCAGGGGTTGCCTGAACAATTGCTTCTACCGACCAGTCACGAACGCATAGCACTGTTGCCCTCGAGTACCGCCTTGGCCACGCTCGAGCGCCAGTCGCCGGGGCAGAGCGGCTTGGGCCTAGTCATCGCCAAGAGCCTGGCGCAGCTCTGGCAGGGTTACGACCATGCGGTGATCGACAGTCCACCGTTGCTCGGTGTGCTGATGGTCAATGCGTTGGCGGCCAGCCAGCATCTGGTGATCCCGGTGCAGACCGAGTTTCTCGCGGTCAAGGGTCTGGAACGCATGGTCAGCACCTTGGCGATGATCAACCGATCGCGCAAACAGGCGTTGCCCTACAGCATAGTGCCGACCCTGTTCGACCGGCGTACCCAGGCCTCGCTGAGCACCTTGCGCATGCTGCGCGACAGCTACCCCGAACACCTGTGGCCCGCTTATATTCCGATCGACACGCGCTTGCGCGATGCCAGTCGCGCAGGCCGCACACCCTCGCAGTTCGACCCCAAAAGCCGCGGTGTACTGGCCTATCGGGCGCTGCTCAAGCACCTGTTGACGCAGCAGTTGGCCGCGCAGGTGGCTTGAGATGACGGGTTATGTTGAGCCGAAGCGTTCAAGTATGCCGCCACTGCGGCCGATAGGTTGTACAGGTAATTTTTGCGGATTCCATCTATGAGCCGTCCCGTCGCCACCGCCACGCGTCCCCAGTTGGCCTTGCAGTCCTATCTGGACAGCTTGTTGCAGGAAGCTGCAGTCGAGTTGGCCGAGAGTAGCAGCCTCGACGATTTCGCGGCTGCGGTGTTGGAGGAGCAGGTGCGCGATGCCGGCCTGCTGTGCGCGGCCCCCGTGCAGGCGCTGGCTGAACCAGCGCCGGTTGTCTTGCCGATGATCGAATCGACACCTGCTGTGGTCGCTCAGCCGGTGTTTGTTGAGTCGGTGATCGACGTCCATCTGCCCGCTGCAACCCTGAATCTGTTGCCCAGCTTGCAGCCGGGTGAGCGGCCAGCATGGGCACAAGAGCCGTTCGAATGCCTGTTGTTCGACGTCGCCGGCTTGACCCTGGCCGTGCCGCTGGTGTGCCTGGGTTCGATATTTCCGCTGGCAGGGCAGGAATTGACGCCATTATTTGGCCAGCCGGACTGGTTTCTCGGCATACTGCCGTGCCAGGCCGGTAACCTGAAAGTCCTGGACACCGCACGCTGGGTGATGCCTGACCGTTACCGCGATGACTTTCGCCAGGGTTTGCAGTATGTGATTTCCGTCGAAGGCTATGAATGGGGCCTGGCGGTGCATCAGGTCAGCCGTTCGATTCGCCTGGACCCAAATGAGATCAAGTGGCGCTCTCAGCGCACGTTGCGACCCTGGCTGGCCGGCACCGTGATTGAGCATATGTGCGCCTTGCTGGATGTGGCGGCCTTGGCCGAGTTGATTGCCAGTGGCGCGGCCAAGCGCATGGTCAATGGCCAGATTCACTGATTGAGAAATGCTAGGCTCGCCATTGCGGCGGGTCTGACGAATGATGACCAGCGGTTTGAACCGCGCACGCCGCACAGTGCGGCTTACGACGAGGCTAGGGATATGAAGAAGAATTCTGCACAGGGCGCTGAAGATCCCATCCTGCAATGGGTGACCTTCCACCTGGACAATGAAACCTACGGCATCAATGTGATGCAGGTTCAGGAAGTGCTGCGCTACACCGAGATCGCTCCGGTGCCGGGTGCGCCGAGCTATGTGCTGGGCATCATCAATCTGCGTGGCAATGTGGTGACGGTGATCGACACCCGCCAACGCTTCGGCCTGGATTCGGTACCGGTCACCGACAATACCCGCATCGTGATCATCGAGGCGGACAAGCAAGTGGTCGGCATCATGGTCGACAGCGTGGCTGAGGTGGTCTATCTGCGTCAGTCCGAGGTGGAAACCGCGCCGAATGTCGGCAACGACGAGTCGGCCAAGTTCATCCAGGGCGTGTGCAACAAGAACGGCGAGCTGCTGATTCTGGTCGAGCTGGACAAGATGATGAGCGAAGAAGAGTGGTCCGAGCTGGAGAGTATCTAACTAATGCTTGAGATCGCGCTAATCCTGCTCGGGCTGGTGTGCCTCGGGCTGGTTGGCACCTGCGTCTGGCTGATCATGCAGCAGCGCCATCTGGCATCGCTGCAGGCCGAGCGGGATGCGGCGCGCGATCTGCGGATCAAGGAGTTAAGTAAACGCCTGGATATCTATCTGGCAGGCAGTGTGCGCATGGGTGAAGAACTGCACGAGCTGCGGCAGATCGTTGCGCCACTGCCGGACAAGCTCAGCCAGATCGAGCAGCGTGACCCGAGCAGTCTGTCGTTCACCCAGGCCGCGCGCCTGGTCGGCCTGGGGGCCAGCGTCGATGACCTGACCCAGTCCTGTGGGCTGAGCAAGGCCGAGGCGGAGCTGATCAGCAAGCTCAATCAGCCCAAGCGCTGAGCAAAACCGCCTACTGCCAAGGCCTGGCGACGGCATTCGCTGTTTTCCCAGACTCTGAATCCTTGCCATCTGCAGCCTGGCTCTGCTCTTCAGCGTGGCGGGCCGTCGAGCAGCGGTAGTGGCGGGGTGATGTCATTGTCACGCTGGAAACCCGGTGGGCACTTGCCCTTCAAGTGCCAGGCAAACGCGATGATCTCGGCAATGCAGCGATACAGTTGCTCGGGGATCGCCTCGCCCAGTTCCAGGCGTGCCAGCAGGCGCACCAGGTCGGCATTCTCGTAGATGGGCACTTCATATTCGCGGGCGATGGCGAGAATCGCTTCGGCCAACTCGTCATCGCCCTTGGCGCTGAGGTTGGGGGCGTTTTGCCCGTCATAGGTCAGGGCAATGGCTTGGCGCGGTGCGGTTTTTTTCATGCGGTTTCGTCAACCCAGCGTTGTTCCAGGCTGGTCCTTGGTCCCTGGGGTGGCGTGCCTTGATTACAGGCCAGTTCACCGACATTCAGGCCGGCGGCGGTCAGGCGTTCACGCAGCGTGTTCAGCTCGGCGTCGATCAGGCTGGCGGTACGCGGGCGCTCGGCCCAGAGCTGGCTGGACAGGCTGCCACGGGCCAGTTGCGCCTGCACTTGCAGCGGCCCCAGCGGTTCCAGGTCGAAGGCCAGCTCGACCTTCCACAGCGCTTCCTTGGGTTCGTTGCCCGGCGACTTCTGCGGTTCTTCGTGCTGGATTTTTACCTGCAAGGGCACCAATTCGCGCTGGTCGCGCATGGGCAGCTCCAGTTGCCAGGTGGTCAGCAGGTTGCCGTCCGGGCCGACCTGGCTCTGCGCCAGGCTGGACAGTTGGTGGGTTTGCAGGCGCGAGACGGCGGCGGCGGCCAGTTTCAGCAGGGTTTGCAGGTCCTCTTCGCCCTCCATTGACTGCAGTAGGCGCGATGGCAGGGGAAAGCGTAATGCCTGTTGGCGTGCGCTGGATTGGCCGAGGGAGCCGAGTATGTCGCGGGCGAATGCCGGCAGCACCTGGGCCATGGCTGCGCTGGCGTTGGCCGTGGCCAGCGGTGCGCCGCTCGCCAGAGTGGGCAGCAGTTGGCTGATCAGGCGCAGCAGATTGGCTTTCATGTCCGCCGGCAGGGCATGGCCCTGGCCGCCGAGCAGTTTGCTTTCGAGGAACAGACCGCTATTTTCCATGGCCTGGCTCAGCCCTTTAGCGGTGCTGAGTTGGGTGGCATCGGGCAGGGTGTTGAACAGTTTATCGATGCTGCTGCGCAGGCCTTCCGGCAGTGCCGTCTTGCCCCCTACGCCTTGCAGGGCCTTGAACAAGCCTTCCAATGAGCCCTGGCGGTTCTGCTGGCTGGCCAATTGCTGGCTTAACTCGAGCTGATCGAGGCGCCCGCTGAGGGGCAGGAAATTCAGGGCCTGGCTGCCTTGCACCTGAGCGCTGAGCAGGCTGCCGAGGGGCAGCGCCAGAGGGGTTTCCAGCGACAGTTTGCTGCCAGCCAGCGGGGTGTTGAGCAGGCTCACTACCACCTTGTAGAGCACCTGCTGTGTTTTGGCCTGGGTCAGCTGTTCGCGCGCCACGACCTTGCCTTGCAGCAAGGTGCCGATCGGCAGTTGTTCGAGGTCCAGGCTGGTCAGGGCTTTTTCACCGCCGGCCAGCAGGGCCACCGCCATACGACTTTCCGACAGTGCCGTGACCACCAGCGCGGTGCCTTGGGCAAGGGGGCGTGGGCTGCTCGCCTGCAGGGTTGTCTGGCGACCATTGTCCAGCGTCAGCTTGAGCAGCAGCTGGAAGCTCTGCGCCACTTCCTTGAGGGCGACTACCTCGGCCTTGGCGGTTTCGCCGCTGGCCAGCAGGCCTTGCAGCGGCTGCAGCAGCTTTAGTGTCAGATCGCCTGCCGGCGCGCTGGCACGACTGCTCGGCGGCGTTGGCGCTATGGGGCGGGAACTGCTGATGTCGCTCATTAGCGGGTTACACCCTGTCGAAAATGCCCACTGCGGGGGGCAGGGCATGGCATGTATAATCGCGCCCCGTCCAGGTCGGCTGCGCATTTAACTTGCGTCAGTATAGCGGCCGGGACACTGCCGACTTGAACCGCTTTTTAGGTGCATATGCCGTGACCAGCCCTCTTCTTGAAGCCGTGGCGCTCGCTTGTGAGCGGGATTGGCGCATGCTGTTCGAGCGGCTCGACCTGCGTTTGGCGGCCGGCGAGATGTTGCAGATTGCCGGTCCCAACGGCAGCGGCAAGACCAGCCTGCTGCGTTTGCTCGCCGGGCTGATGCAGCCTACGGCCGGCGAAGTCCGCCTGAATGGTCAGCCGCTGGGCTCGCAGCGTAGCGAGCTGGCACGTAACCTGTTGTGGATTGGCCATGCCGCCGGGATCAAGGGTCTGCTCACTGCCGAAGAGAACCTGGCCTGGTTATGCGCGTTGCATCGTCCGGCCGAGCGCGCGGCGATCTGGCAGGCGCTGGAGGCCGTTGGCCTGCGCGGTTTCGAGGATGTGCCCTGTCATACCCTGTCTGCCGGCCAGCAGCGTCGTGTCGCGCTGGCCCGCTTGTATCTGGACGGGCCGCCGTTGTGGATCCTCGATGAACCTTTCACCGCCCTCGACAAGCTCGCCGTGGCGCAACTGGAAAACCATCTGGCCTGGCACTGCGAAATGGGCGGTCTGGTGCTGCTGACCACCCATCACACGTTGACGGTCAAACCTGCTGGTTACCGCGAGCTTGATCTGGGGCAGCGTATCCTATGAGTAATGTGTTTAGTCTGTTGGTCGCGCGCGAAGCACGATTGTTGTTTCGCCGGCCTGCCGAGTTGGCCAATCCGCTGGTGTTCTTCGCCATTGTGATCGCCCTGTTTCCGTTGGCCGTGGGGCCGGATACCCAGCTGTTGAAAACCCTGTCCCCGGGTCTTGTGTGGGTGGCGGCATTATTGGCAGTGCTGCTCTCGCTGGATGGCTTGTTTCGCAGCGATTTTGAGGATGGCTCACTAGAGCAGTGGGTCCTTTCGCCGCACCCCCTGCCTCTTCTGGTATTGGCCAAGGTGCTGGCAAACTGGTTGCTTTCCGGCCTGGCTCTGGTGCTGCTGGCACCCTTGCTGGCCTTGATGCTCGGTTTGCCCGGGCGCTGCTTGCCGGTGCTGTTACTCTCGCTGCTGCTCGGTACGCCGGTGTTGAGCCTGCTCGGCGCGGTCGGCGCGGCACTGACGGTGGGCCTCAAGCGTGGCGGCCTGCTGTTGGCGCTGCTGATTCTGCCGCTGTATATCCCGGTGTTAATTCTTGGCAGTGGGGCGTTGCAAGCCAGCCTGCAAGGATTGCCGGCGGTTGGCCACCTGTTGTGGCTGGCCAGCCTCACTGCATTAGCGGTGACGTTGACACCTTTTGCCATTGCCGCCGGTCTGACGATTAGCGTCGGCGAGTGATCTACAACCGTGCTACCGAGGACGGCCAATGCGCGGCCATTACCTCGGAGAATGATGAGTGATCTGATGAACTGGACGTGGTTTCACAAGCTGGGCTCGCCCAAGTGGTTTTACCATATCAGCGGGCGTTTGCTGCCCTGGCTGAGTGCGGCTGCCGTAGTCTTACTGGCGGTGGGGCTGGTCTGGAGCCTGGCGTTTGCACCGCCGGACTACCAGCAGGGCAACAGCTTCCGCATCATCTATATCCATGTCCCTGCTGCATTTCTGGCCCAGTCGGTCTACGTCATGCTGGCGGTGGCAGGGGTGGTCGGCCTTGTATGGAAAATGAAGCTCGCCGATGTCGCGGTGCAACAGGCCGCGCCGATCGGTGCCTGGATGACTGTGATCGCATTGGTGACTGGTGCCATCTGGGGCAAGCCGACCTGGGGCGCTTACTGGGTCTGGGATGCGCGCCTGACCTCGATGCTGATCCTGCTGTTTCTGTATTTTGGCGTGATCGCCCTC encodes:
- a CDS encoding flagellar motor protein — its product is MDVLSLIGVILAFVAILGGNYLEGGHAAALLNGPAALIVIGGTLGAAFLQAPVSVFKRALVILRWIFFPPRIDLVGGIEHVVGWSMTARKEGLLGLEAMADTETDPFARKGLQLLVDGAEPEAIRSILEVDLYTQEGRDIQAAKVYESMGGYAPTIGIIGAVMGLIHVMGNLADPSKLGNGIAVAFVATIYGVGFANLLLLPIGNKLKAVAQRQSRYREMLLEGILSIAEGENPRSIELKLQGFME
- a CDS encoding CheW domain-containing protein, translating into MSRPVATATRPQLALQSYLDSLLQEAAVELAESSSLDDFAAAVLEEQVRDAGLLCAAPVQALAEPAPVVLPMIESTPAVVAQPVFVESVIDVHLPAATLNLLPSLQPGERPAWAQEPFECLLFDVAGLTLAVPLVCLGSIFPLAGQELTPLFGQPDWFLGILPCQAGNLKVLDTARWVMPDRYRDDFRQGLQYVISVEGYEWGLAVHQVSRSIRLDPNEIKWRSQRTLRPWLAGTVIEHMCALLDVAALAELIASGAAKRMVNGQIH
- the ccmA gene encoding cytochrome c biogenesis heme-transporting ATPase CcmA, which codes for MTSPLLEAVALACERDWRMLFERLDLRLAAGEMLQIAGPNGSGKTSLLRLLAGLMQPTAGEVRLNGQPLGSQRSELARNLLWIGHAAGIKGLLTAEENLAWLCALHRPAERAAIWQALEAVGLRGFEDVPCHTLSAGQQRRVALARLYLDGPPLWILDEPFTALDKLAVAQLENHLAWHCEMGGLVLLTTHHTLTVKPAGYRELDLGQRIL
- the fliK gene encoding flagellar hook-length control protein FliK, with the protein product MSDISSSRPIAPTPPSSRASAPAGDLTLKLLQPLQGLLASGETAKAEVVALKEVAQSFQLLLKLTLDNGRQTTLQASSPRPLAQGTALVVTALSESRMAVALLAGGEKALTSLDLEQLPIGTLLQGKVVAREQLTQAKTQQVLYKVVVSLLNTPLAGSKLSLETPLALPLGSLLSAQVQGSQALNFLPLSGRLDQLELSQQLASQQNRQGSLEGLFKALQGVGGKTALPEGLRSSIDKLFNTLPDATQLSTAKGLSQAMENSGLFLESKLLGGQGHALPADMKANLLRLISQLLPTLASGAPLATANASAAMAQVLPAFARDILGSLGQSSARQQALRFPLPSRLLQSMEGEEDLQTLLKLAAAAVSRLQTHQLSSLAQSQVGPDGNLLTTWQLELPMRDQRELVPLQVKIQHEEPQKSPGNEPKEALWKVELAFDLEPLGPLQVQAQLARGSLSSQLWAERPRTASLIDAELNTLRERLTAAGLNVGELACNQGTPPQGPRTSLEQRWVDETA
- the ccmB gene encoding heme exporter protein CcmB, producing MSNVFSLLVAREARLLFRRPAELANPLVFFAIVIALFPLAVGPDTQLLKTLSPGLVWVAALLAVLLSLDGLFRSDFEDGSLEQWVLSPHPLPLLVLAKVLANWLLSGLALVLLAPLLALMLGLPGRCLPVLLLSLLLGTPVLSLLGAVGAALTVGLKRGGLLLALLILPLYIPVLILGSGALQASLQGLPAVGHLLWLASLTALAVTLTPFAIAAGLTISVGE
- a CDS encoding DUF2802 domain-containing protein, which gives rise to MLEIALILLGLVCLGLVGTCVWLIMQQRHLASLQAERDAARDLRIKELSKRLDIYLAGSVRMGEELHELRQIVAPLPDKLSQIEQRDPSSLSFTQAARLVGLGASVDDLTQSCGLSKAEAELISKLNQPKR
- a CDS encoding heme ABC transporter permease; the protein is MMNWTWFHKLGSPKWFYHISGRLLPWLSAAAVVLLAVGLVWSLAFAPPDYQQGNSFRIIYIHVPAAFLAQSVYVMLAVAGVVGLVWKMKLADVAVQQAAPIGAWMTVIALVTGAIWGKPTWGAYWVWDARLTSMLILLFLYFGVIALGQAITNRDSAAKACAVLAIVGVINIPIIKYSVEWWNTLHQPATFSVIEKPAMPLEMWLPLLIMVLGFYCFFAAVLLLRMRLEVLKREARSSWAKAEVKAQVEKGL
- the motD gene encoding flagellar motor protein MotD, which gives rise to MARRRHQEEHENHERWLVSYADFITLLFAFFVVMYSMSSVNEGKYKILSDSLTGVFNQPDRAIKPIPVGDLRPRTTEPDRALVDEDEQASQPVDSLQSIADSMRQAFAGLIDSKQLKVSGNELWIEIELSSSLLFPSGDALPNNAAFDLIEKIAKILAPYENPVHVEGFTDNLPIKTPQYPTNWELSAARAASIVRMLAMDGVNPRRLASVGYGEFQPVADNATADGRARNRRVVLVVSRNLDVRRSVSGVGSANARPDSALRRAGTQPAAPAAMQAPSAGAVNPPSFAQ
- a CDS encoding chemotaxis protein CheW, yielding MKKNSAQGAEDPILQWVTFHLDNETYGINVMQVQEVLRYTEIAPVPGAPSYVLGIINLRGNVVTVIDTRQRFGLDSVPVTDNTRIVIIEADKQVVGIMVDSVAEVVYLRQSEVETAPNVGNDESAKFIQGVCNKNGELLILVELDKMMSEEEWSELESI
- a CDS encoding EscU/YscU/HrcU family type III secretion system export apparatus switch protein, whose protein sequence is MKKTAPRQAIALTYDGQNAPNLSAKGDDELAEAILAIAREYEVPIYENADLVRLLARLELGEAIPEQLYRCIAEIIAFAWHLKGKCPPGFQRDNDITPPLPLLDGPPR
- a CDS encoding ParA family protein, with translation MRVWAVANQKGGVGKTTTAIALAGLLADAGKRVVVVDLDPHGSMTSYFGHDPDALEHSGFDLFLHQGVVPQGLPEQLLLPTSHERIALLPSSTALATLERQSPGQSGLGLVIAKSLAQLWQGYDHAVIDSPPLLGVLMVNALAASQHLVIPVQTEFLAVKGLERMVSTLAMINRSRKQALPYSIVPTLFDRRTQASLSTLRMLRDSYPEHLWPAYIPIDTRLRDASRAGRTPSQFDPKSRGVLAYRALLKHLLTQQLAAQVA